Proteins encoded within one genomic window of Amorphoplanes friuliensis DSM 7358:
- a CDS encoding sensor domain-containing phosphodiesterase: protein MHAAAHELEAASWQPGPADLGEIERLLNLARIHLSVEVAWVSAFTADQQTICVATGEVEAMDIPVGQGTELPDSYCTRVLAGALPAVISDARRHPITRDLAVTRDLHLGSYIGVPWRGPDGIPAGMVCCVSRHPDPTLGEHTVRYLALIADLISDHMDSPFAQQRHAMEKNRRSVQAVLDSRAVRMVFQPIVRLHDHHTVGFEALARFEPSMFTGPDTAFAAASHGGLGVSLELLALRQALHRLRDLPLGTWLAVNLSAEALLDPEVRDLLLAHAGADLNVEVTEHTQVTDYDLLIDALGSLRRAGIQLSVDDAGAGYSSLQHILRLRPDLIKLDINLVRDIDTDPVKAALAHSLNDFAHQIGARLIAEGIETAAEHAHLRGIGVAYGQGYHLARPAVLP from the coding sequence GTGCACGCAGCGGCCCACGAACTCGAGGCGGCGTCATGGCAGCCGGGCCCTGCGGACCTCGGCGAGATCGAACGGCTGCTCAACCTCGCCCGCATCCACCTCAGCGTGGAAGTGGCCTGGGTGTCCGCTTTCACCGCCGATCAGCAGACGATCTGCGTGGCCACCGGCGAGGTCGAGGCGATGGACATCCCGGTCGGCCAGGGCACCGAACTGCCGGACTCCTACTGCACCCGGGTGCTCGCCGGAGCGCTGCCCGCAGTCATCTCCGACGCCCGCCGTCACCCGATCACCCGGGACCTGGCCGTCACCCGTGACCTGCACCTCGGCTCGTACATCGGGGTGCCGTGGCGCGGACCCGACGGCATCCCCGCGGGCATGGTGTGTTGTGTCAGCAGGCACCCCGATCCGACCCTCGGCGAGCACACTGTGCGTTATCTCGCCCTGATCGCCGACCTGATCAGCGACCACATGGACAGCCCCTTCGCCCAGCAACGCCACGCGATGGAGAAGAACCGCCGCAGTGTGCAGGCCGTTCTCGACAGCCGGGCGGTCCGGATGGTCTTCCAGCCGATCGTCCGGCTGCACGACCACCACACCGTCGGGTTCGAGGCACTGGCCCGCTTCGAACCGAGCATGTTCACCGGACCCGACACAGCGTTCGCGGCGGCGAGCCACGGCGGTCTCGGCGTCTCCCTCGAACTGCTGGCCCTGCGCCAGGCGCTGCACCGGCTCCGTGACCTGCCCCTCGGAACCTGGCTGGCGGTGAATCTGTCCGCCGAGGCCCTGCTCGACCCCGAGGTGCGCGACCTCCTCCTGGCCCACGCCGGAGCCGACCTGAACGTCGAGGTCACCGAGCACACCCAGGTCACCGACTACGACCTGCTGATCGACGCGCTCGGCTCGCTGCGCCGGGCCGGCATCCAGCTCAGCGTGGACGACGCCGGGGCGGGCTACTCCAGCCTGCAACACATCCTGCGCCTGCGCCCGGACCTCATCAAGCTCGACATCAACCTGGTCCGCGACATCGACACGGACCCCGTCAAGGCCGCACTGGCCCACTCCTTGAACGACTTCGCCCACCAGATCGGCGCACGGCTGATCGCCGAGGGCATCGAAACCGCCGCCGAACACGCACACCTTCGCGGAATCGGCGTCGCCTACGGTCAGGGCTACCACCTCGCCCGCCCGGCCGTCCTGCCCTGA